In Blastopirellula sp. J2-11, a single genomic region encodes these proteins:
- the metK gene encoding methionine adenosyltransferase, producing MGHPDKMADQISDGILDALLAQDPMSRVACETLVNTGLVVMAGEITSKAVIDYQDVARSVVRDIGYTDDKMGFNADTCAVMVTLDKQSPDIAQGVNENSEAGKQIGAGDQGLMFGYACNQTEELMPLPISLSHKILNRLTEARKAGEVNWLRPDSKSQVTVQFDGDKPVRIDTVVVSTQHCDSVTNAEIRSYIMNEIVKPLLPAELVDGDITYHINPTGKFVVGGPMGDCGLTGRKIIVDTYGGWGRHGGGAFSGKDATKVDRSAAYMGRHVAKNIVAAGLAEQCEVQLAYAIGVTEPVSVHVETFGTNKIDDARIVELIREHFPLSPGGIIDYLDLRRPIFRATAAGGHFGREEFPWESTKMAATLASDAGVAAAAG from the coding sequence ATGGGTCATCCCGACAAGATGGCTGATCAGATTTCTGACGGCATCTTGGACGCTCTTTTGGCCCAGGATCCGATGAGCCGCGTCGCCTGCGAGACGCTGGTCAATACGGGTCTCGTCGTCATGGCCGGCGAAATCACGTCCAAAGCGGTTATCGACTATCAAGACGTCGCACGCTCGGTCGTTCGCGACATCGGCTACACCGATGACAAAATGGGCTTCAACGCCGATACCTGCGCCGTCATGGTGACGCTCGACAAACAGAGCCCCGACATCGCGCAAGGCGTGAATGAAAACAGCGAAGCCGGCAAGCAGATCGGCGCCGGCGACCAAGGCTTGATGTTTGGCTACGCTTGCAACCAAACGGAAGAGCTGATGCCGTTGCCGATTTCGCTCTCGCACAAGATTTTGAATCGCCTGACCGAAGCGCGTAAAGCAGGCGAAGTCAACTGGCTTCGTCCTGACAGCAAGAGCCAAGTAACGGTTCAGTTCGACGGCGATAAGCCGGTTCGAATCGACACCGTCGTCGTTTCGACGCAGCATTGCGACTCGGTCACCAACGCCGAGATTCGCAGCTACATCATGAACGAGATCGTGAAGCCGCTGCTGCCGGCGGAACTGGTCGATGGCGATATTACCTATCACATCAACCCGACCGGTAAGTTCGTGGTCGGCGGCCCGATGGGCGACTGCGGTTTGACCGGTCGCAAGATCATCGTCGACACCTACGGCGGCTGGGGTCGTCACGGTGGCGGCGCTTTCAGTGGTAAAGACGCGACCAAGGTCGATCGCAGCGCCGCTTACATGGGCCGTCACGTCGCCAAGAACATCGTCGCCGCTGGTTTGGCCGAACAATGCGAAGTGCAGCTTGCCTACGCGATCGGCGTGACCGAACCGGTTAGCGTGCATGTCGAAACCTTCGGCACCAACAAAATTGATGACGCTCGCATTGTTGAGCTGATTCGTGAGCACTTCCCGCTCAGCCCCGGCGGCATTATCGACTACTTGGATCTGCGTCGCCCGATCTTCCGCGCCACCGCCGCAGGCGGACACTTTGGCCGCGAAGAATTCCCGTGGGAAAGCACCAAGATGGCCGCTACGCTCGCTTCGGACGCCGGCGTCGCCGCCGCGGCCGGCTAG
- a CDS encoding UDPGP type 1 family protein, whose amino-acid sequence MSIDPQLTAKLTDAGEQELLNYLQSADPQVAAQLSAQLAAVDLEEIAATLAKKRKAAAGPLEMTSPPAIRLDDVAPRINEAEAIAAGEQLLSAGKVAALLVAGGQGTRLGFDHPKGMFPIGPVTDRTLFQIFVEKLIARGNRYNAAIPLYLMTSPATHDETVECFAANDNFGLPDSQLKIFCQGTMPAIDAASGKLLLAKPDQLALSPDGHGGTLAALVNSGCLADMQSRGLEEVYYFQVDNPLADVCEPLFLGYHHLSGSEMSTQVVAKQRPEEKVGVLVEVDGRLRLVEYSELSEELAAERDASGSLKYWAGNIAIHGLNVDFLSRMAADAESLPWHLASKKVPYCTFQGEQVDPQAPNGVKFERFIFDLLPHAKNAIVVEILPSTTFAPVKNADGAASDTPSAARAALTAFYGKWLMEAGVSVESGVPVEISPLFALDSEELKSKAEGMSPIVEPTVFGDSSE is encoded by the coding sequence ATGTCGATTGATCCGCAACTCACCGCAAAACTAACCGACGCCGGCGAGCAGGAACTGTTGAACTATCTTCAGTCCGCCGATCCGCAGGTCGCCGCCCAACTATCCGCGCAATTGGCTGCAGTCGACCTGGAAGAGATCGCCGCGACGCTCGCGAAAAAAAGAAAAGCGGCCGCAGGACCACTAGAGATGACCTCTCCGCCGGCGATTCGCCTGGATGATGTCGCTCCGCGCATCAACGAGGCCGAAGCGATCGCTGCCGGCGAGCAGCTTCTGTCAGCCGGCAAGGTCGCCGCGCTGTTGGTCGCCGGAGGGCAGGGGACGCGACTCGGTTTTGACCATCCCAAAGGGATGTTCCCGATCGGCCCGGTCACCGATCGAACCCTGTTTCAGATCTTCGTCGAAAAGTTGATCGCGCGTGGAAATCGATACAACGCGGCGATCCCGTTGTATCTGATGACCAGCCCCGCAACGCATGACGAAACGGTCGAGTGCTTTGCGGCCAACGACAACTTCGGTTTGCCGGACTCTCAACTCAAGATCTTTTGCCAAGGAACGATGCCGGCGATCGACGCCGCGAGCGGCAAGTTGTTGTTGGCCAAACCCGATCAACTGGCGCTCAGCCCCGATGGGCACGGCGGCACTTTGGCGGCGCTGGTCAACAGCGGTTGCCTGGCCGACATGCAAAGTCGCGGTCTGGAAGAGGTCTACTATTTCCAGGTCGACAATCCGCTGGCCGATGTTTGCGAGCCCCTGTTTTTGGGATATCACCACTTGAGCGGCAGCGAGATGTCGACTCAGGTCGTCGCGAAACAGCGTCCTGAAGAAAAGGTGGGCGTCTTGGTCGAAGTCGACGGCCGTTTGCGCTTGGTCGAGTACAGCGAGCTGTCGGAAGAGTTGGCGGCCGAGCGCGACGCCAGCGGTTCGCTAAAGTATTGGGCCGGCAACATTGCGATTCATGGATTGAACGTCGATTTTTTGAGCCGGATGGCGGCCGATGCCGAGAGCCTGCCTTGGCATCTGGCTAGTAAGAAAGTTCCTTACTGCACTTTCCAGGGAGAACAAGTCGATCCGCAGGCGCCGAACGGGGTGAAGTTTGAGCGCTTCATCTTTGATTTGCTTCCGCACGCCAAAAACGCGATCGTCGTCGAGATCTTGCCGTCGACTACATTTGCGCCGGTCAAAAATGCCGACGGCGCTGCAAGCGACACGCCAAGCGCCGCTCGCGCCGCATTGACGGCGTTTTATGGGAAATGGCTGATGGAAGCAGGCGTTTCGGTAGAGTCAGGCGTCCCGGTCGAAATCAGTCCGCTGTTCGCGCTCGACTCCGAAGAGCTAAAATCGAAGGCTGAAGGAATGTCGCCGATCGTTGAACCAACGGTCTTTGGCGACTCGTCAGAATAG
- a CDS encoding mannose-1-phosphate guanylyltransferase, whose amino-acid sequence MLHAVIMAGGAGTRFWPASRVDRPKQLLDLTGDGTMIQATASRLGDLMSPERLLIVTNERLVEPIQQQFPNLPAAAIVGEPCKRDTAPCIGLAALLVSRHDPDAIMVVMPSDHVISPESAFQAAIRYGAALVADSTDKIVTFGIQPQYPAETFGYIERGDLLTNDAAAPPTFSVARFREKPKGDVAREYFESGRFYWNSGIFIWKAKTILDALRRHEPEMFAHLEAIDAAWGTPEQAKTLTAEFTAIRGKSIDYAVMEHHQDVAVIEAPFLWDDVGNWQSLQRLNDSDSDGNTVLANHLGVDTQECIIKADDDHLIVTLGMRDVIVVHTRDATLVADKNREEEIREVVKQLQANGWDAHL is encoded by the coding sequence ATGCTTCATGCTGTGATCATGGCCGGCGGAGCCGGTACTCGGTTTTGGCCTGCTAGTCGCGTCGACCGCCCCAAGCAACTGTTGGATCTGACCGGCGACGGCACGATGATTCAGGCCACGGCGTCGCGGCTAGGCGATCTGATGTCGCCTGAGCGACTCTTGATTGTCACTAACGAGCGCCTGGTCGAACCGATACAGCAGCAGTTTCCCAACTTGCCGGCCGCGGCGATTGTGGGGGAGCCTTGCAAACGCGACACCGCTCCCTGCATCGGTCTGGCGGCGCTGCTTGTCTCGCGCCATGATCCCGACGCGATCATGGTGGTGATGCCGTCGGACCATGTGATCTCGCCGGAGTCGGCGTTTCAGGCGGCCATTCGCTATGGCGCCGCGCTGGTCGCTGATTCTACTGACAAGATCGTCACGTTCGGCATTCAGCCCCAATACCCTGCAGAGACGTTTGGCTATATCGAACGGGGGGATTTGCTGACCAACGACGCGGCGGCGCCTCCGACGTTCAGCGTGGCCCGCTTTCGAGAAAAGCCGAAAGGGGATGTTGCCCGGGAATATTTTGAATCAGGGCGTTTCTATTGGAACTCCGGCATCTTTATCTGGAAAGCGAAGACAATTCTCGACGCGCTCCGTCGTCATGAGCCGGAGATGTTCGCCCATCTCGAAGCGATTGACGCCGCGTGGGGAACTCCCGAGCAAGCCAAAACGCTCACCGCCGAGTTCACCGCGATCCGCGGCAAGTCGATCGACTATGCCGTGATGGAGCATCATCAAGATGTTGCGGTCATCGAAGCTCCGTTTCTGTGGGATGACGTTGGCAACTGGCAAAGCTTGCAGCGACTGAACGATTCTGACTCGGACGGTAACACGGTGTTGGCCAATCATCTGGGAGTCGACACGCAGGAGTGCATCATCAAAGCGGACGATGATCACTTGATTGTGACTCTGGGCATGCGCGACGTGATCGTCGTTCATACGCGCGACGCGACGCTAGTCGCCGATAAGAACCGGGAAGAAGAAATTCGCGAAGTGGTCAAACAACTGCAAGCGAACGGCTGGGACGCTCATTTATGA
- the ruvX gene encoding Holliday junction resolvase RuvX — MSDAALPEIPTVGRIAGIDFGTVRIGVAITDPDRILASPFENYTRRSLKIDRQYFEELARLERIVLFVVGLPVHMSGNESGKSGEARKFGQWLGKITGVPIVYYDERFTTSIAKDYLAGLGMTKQKKKAVIDKLAAQILLTAYLENPARADAGLDSLDD; from the coding sequence ATGAGTGACGCAGCGCTTCCTGAAATTCCGACCGTCGGTCGAATCGCCGGCATCGATTTTGGCACGGTTCGCATCGGCGTCGCGATTACCGATCCCGACCGGATCTTGGCGAGTCCGTTTGAAAACTACACGCGCCGTTCGCTCAAAATCGATCGGCAATATTTTGAAGAGTTGGCCCGGCTAGAGCGGATCGTGCTGTTCGTCGTCGGCCTGCCGGTCCACATGAGCGGCAATGAGAGCGGCAAGTCGGGCGAGGCCCGCAAGTTTGGCCAATGGCTCGGCAAAATCACCGGCGTTCCGATCGTCTACTACGACGAACGTTTTACGACGAGCATCGCCAAAGATTACCTGGCCGGACTGGGAATGACCAAGCAAAAGAAAAAAGCGGTCATCGACAAACTGGCCGCCCAGATCTTGCTGACGGCCTATCTAGAAAACCCCGCCCGCGCTGATGCGGGGCTCGATTCGCTCGACGACTGA
- a CDS encoding MFS transporter yields the protein MSSAPAEKIETTSRGSLAVIFLTVFIDLLGFGIVLPLLPIYASQFGVDEHGIELGLLMASFSAMQFLFAPLWGLLSDRIGRRPVIMIGLSGSVIFYAIFGIATEWQCIWLLFVARIGAGIAGATISTAQAYIADTTSLENRSKGMALIGMAFGLGFTFGPLLGFLAVPTGEGDPGPWPGYVAAILSAGALILAWFKLPESMPRDTAARSSNTHRGLSLRSLRTALGTKSIRGLLIAFFVCVFSFANFETTLGMMIHGSRLPDSPFHFSFRAVCLTFAFIGATLAIVQGGIVRRLAGRVSEGTLAATGGIAQIIGFLLIAAAVKTGSTGLLFLALAIIVGGFAFVTPSLNSLLSRRSDPEKQGEILGLAQSVNSMARIVGSGLGIPLLMISMTLPAYVAAGLMVIGVVLVIAAARGGTDFEAASPSEAAETETI from the coding sequence ATGAGCTCTGCACCTGCCGAAAAAATCGAAACGACCAGCCGCGGCTCGCTCGCGGTCATTTTTTTGACGGTCTTTATTGATCTGCTGGGCTTCGGCATCGTCTTGCCGCTGCTGCCGATTTACGCGTCGCAGTTTGGCGTGGACGAGCATGGGATTGAGTTGGGCCTGTTGATGGCCAGCTTTTCGGCGATGCAGTTTCTGTTTGCGCCCCTCTGGGGACTGCTGTCTGATCGGATCGGGCGACGACCGGTGATCATGATCGGCCTGTCGGGAAGCGTGATCTTTTATGCGATCTTCGGCATCGCGACCGAGTGGCAATGCATCTGGCTGCTGTTTGTCGCGCGGATCGGCGCCGGCATCGCAGGCGCAACGATCTCGACCGCTCAAGCCTATATCGCCGATACGACCAGTTTAGAGAACCGCTCGAAAGGGATGGCGCTGATCGGCATGGCGTTCGGCTTGGGCTTTACCTTTGGGCCGCTGCTCGGTTTTCTGGCGGTGCCTACCGGCGAAGGAGATCCTGGTCCGTGGCCCGGTTATGTCGCGGCGATCCTTTCTGCAGGCGCGCTGATCCTGGCCTGGTTTAAGCTGCCTGAATCGATGCCGCGCGATACCGCCGCAAGATCCTCGAACACGCATCGCGGCTTGTCGCTCCGATCGCTGCGAACGGCGCTGGGGACGAAATCGATCCGCGGGCTGTTGATCGCTTTCTTTGTGTGCGTATTCTCGTTCGCCAACTTTGAAACCACGCTGGGGATGATGATCCACGGCAGTCGTTTGCCGGATAGCCCGTTTCACTTTTCGTTTCGTGCGGTCTGTTTGACGTTCGCTTTTATCGGAGCGACTTTGGCCATCGTCCAAGGAGGAATCGTCCGCCGCTTGGCGGGGCGCGTTTCGGAAGGGACGTTGGCCGCGACCGGCGGGATCGCGCAAATCATCGGTTTTCTTCTGATTGCGGCGGCGGTGAAGACCGGCTCCACCGGATTATTATTTTTAGCATTGGCGATCATCGTCGGCGGCTTCGCCTTCGTGACTCCGTCGCTCAATTCGTTGCTCTCCCGCCGTAGCGATCCCGAGAAGCAAGGCGAAATCCTCGGTCTGGCGCAAAGCGTCAACTCGATGGCCCGCATTGTTGGATCGGGCCTCGGAATTCCGCTGTTGATGATCTCGATGACGTTGCCAGCTTACGTGGCCGCCGGATTGATGGTGATCGGCGTCGTGCTGGTGATCGCGGCAGCCCGCGGCGGAACGGACTTTGAGGCCGCATCGCCCAGCGAAGCCGCCGAAACCGAGACGATCTAG